The genomic region GAATCTGAATATCCGAATAATTTGTCGTTTCGAATATTAAAAAGTTCTAAAATCAATCTTCCAACAGGATTTGCGGAATACTTACAATAATCGAGTACTTCCTGAAAATCTTTATAACGTTTTTTAGTTAAATCCTGTTTAAATGCCTTAATCAAATTTGTAAAATGAACCGGACTTAGCTTCATATCATTAATTGTTGCAGTTAAAGCTTTCCAAAATGGTAATGAAAATTTTCCTTTGAGAGCAAAATTAAATTCCGATTCATATAAATTAAGTTTCGCCAGCCTATCATCTTCAGAAAAATTTCCTTCATCAGCAATGTCGTCTGCCTGGCGGGCAAATTTATAAATAACTGCAATGTGTTTTCTTAAATTTTTGGGAACAAGAAATGAAATAACCGGGAAATTTTCATAATGAGTTGTGGCAAACCGAATGGCATTTTTATATTCCTCATTGAGGATCTCATCATTCATTTACATCTGCAGTAATTTTAAGAAGTATTCTATTTTAAGCTTACTCGTACAAAATTTAGAATTCAAAATCCAGCGTTATAAGTATTTTATTTGTGCCCGAAGGGGGACTCGAACCCCCACCCACGTACGTGGACTAGACCCTGAACCTAGCGCGTCTACCAATTCCGCTATTCGGGCAATCATTATTTAATGTTTTTTAAGAACTCTTTTCCAATTCCAGATTTGAAGTAAATTTCTCTTTTTCTTGCTTCAATTCTGGTTGAACATTTTTCTTTATAAATTATAACAAATGGTCTGTATGGTTTTGTTGTTCTTTCATAACCATTATTATGTCTGTTAAGCCGTTCATCAAGATTGCTGGTTAAACCTACATAAATGTAATTCCTAACTAAACTTTTTATTGCATATACTGTATACATAAACTTAGCGCGCCTGCCTGGCGGTAGACAAGTCTACCAATTCCGCCATTCGGGCAATCATTAT from Ignavibacteriales bacterium harbors:
- the hpnC gene encoding squalene synthase HpnC — its product is MNDEILNEEYKNAIRFATTHYENFPVISFLVPKNLRKHIAVIYKFARQADDIADEGNFSEDDRLAKLNLYESEFNFALKGKFSLPFWKALTATINDMKLSPVHFTNLIKAFKQDLTKKRYKDFQEVLDYCKYSANPVGRLILELFNIRNDKLFGYSDSICTALQLTNFLQDLSIDYQKGRIYIPEDELAAYYITEKEFVLREGNSKFIALIKFQVQRILNLFTDGYSLIHYLPKRLKYEIGCTILGGEKILEKIVEFDYNVLNIRPVLTKFDYMKIFISSLKRF
- a CDS encoding GIY-YIG nuclease family protein — its product is MYTVYAIKSLVRNYIYVGLTSNLDERLNRHNNGYERTTKPYRPFVIIYKEKCSTRIEARKREIYFKSGIGKEFLKNIK